CCGCCACCGTCAGCGGCCGCGGCCCGCGGCCGAGCGTCCGCCCCGTGACCGCCTCGAGCCAGGCGAGCGCCGTGCGGATTTCCGCCTCGAGCCCCGCCGGCCAGGCGCGGCCCGCCGCGTAGTACTCCGCGCAGCAGCGGGTTTCGACCACGAATCCCGGCGGCACCGGCAGCCCCGCCCGCGTCATGGCGACGAGACTGTAGCCCTTTCCCCCCAGCGCCTCCTTCGAGGGATTCTCCTCGGCCGCTCCGGGGGCGAAGCAGTGGATGAACCGGAGCCGCGGCGGGGCGACGGAAACGCTCATCGTTTGGCCTGCGCGGTGGGAACCCCGATCGCCACCAGGCCCCTCTTGGACGTCCCCACCCAGATCGTCCGGGCCGCCAGGACGGGCGGGCCCGCGGGGGTCCCGATGTGATCCTGATCCTTGTAGTTCCACAGCCACTCGGAGGCCGCCAGGTCGTACGCGGCGATCCGGCCTTCGCCCGCCAGAACGACCGTGTCCTTCCAGAGCGCGGGCGCGACCGGCCGGCCCGCCACCGGCAGGGGATCCCTCGCCTTGCCGTCGGCGGCGCGGAACGCGGCGATCCGGTCGTCCCCCGTGGCCACGAGGACCCACTCGGACGAAGCGACCGGATACGAGATCGGCGCCGCGTCCAGCTCCTGCCGCCAGAGAAGGCTTCCGTCCGCGATCGAGCGCGCTTCGAGGAAACCCTGGGCGGTTCCTTTCCCCGCGGCGGCGACGAAGACGCGCCCGGCCGCGACCGACGGGGCCCCGAGCGGGGCGGTCTCCGGCCGCGCGC
This portion of the Planctomycetota bacterium genome encodes:
- a CDS encoding PQQ-binding-like beta-propeller repeat protein encodes the protein TGPAPRAWAHNLLFEAAEGEIRCLSDVRPARLWSARPETAPLGAPSVAAGRVFVAAAGKGTAQGFLEARSIADGSLLWRQELDAAPISYPVASSEWVLVATGDDRIAAFRAADGKARDPLPVAGRPVAPALWKDTVVLAGEGRIAAYDLAASEWLWNYKDQDHIGTPAGPPVLAARTIWVGTSKRGLVAIGVPTAQAKR